A part of Chroococcidiopsis sp. TS-821 genomic DNA contains:
- a CDS encoding ATP-binding protein, whose translation MKDSVSHSASELDFQTLFESVPSCYLVLAPDAQFTIVAVSNAYLRVTKTQREQILGRGLFEVFPDNPNDPTATGVQNLRRSLATVVQNRQTDVMAFQKYDIPRPVSEGNGFEERYWSPVNSPVFGKNQEVIYIIHRVEDVTEFVRLKQQRNEQYQQNQALRDRTEQMEAEIYQRAAELKQVNHQLRLANEALAELDRAKTLFFSNISHELRTPLTLMLNPLEDLLADAETTSQQREQLEVVHRNSLRLLKLVNNLLDFSRIEAGRMQAAYQPIDLASFTAELASVFRSAIERAGVNFIVDCPPLSEPAYIDREMWEKIVFNLLSNAFKFTFEGEIVVKLQAVGEQVKLTVQDTGVGIPAEELPRIFQRFHRVTNMRSRTYEGSGIGLSLVEELVKLHGGTINVTSQVGIGTTFTVSIPLGFAHLPPEQIRTKNLSSTAIARSAYVEEVLGWLPEEAQKSDSQLSSPSSAYILLVDDNADMRNYLQRLLSQAYEVVAVNDGVAAMEAIAQRLPDLVLSDVMMPRMDGLELLRQLRSHPRTAKLPIILLSARTGEAKLEGLEAKADDYLTKPFSTHELLARVRATLELAQVRQQVSTALEQSEKRYRTLANAIPQLVWMSTAEGLVTYINQRWQEYTGISLAQTMELDWLELVHPEDIPRLVETRNRGIRAREAYEIEYRIKRFDQTYRWHITRVVPFKDDQGQLLSWFGTATDIHDIKQVEAAQRFLADISTILAASLKEENILTKIAECAVPFLGDYCFFDLVIEEEIQRVAWQHKEPAKRQWFECIQNYVPSLNTYHPVAAVLSSGKSYFVPVVSDEWLQAIATSPQHLQFLRACEIRSWMTVGIVVQQRRLGTLTFCLGTDSSRDYTEADLHLAEELAHRVALAVDRAQLFAQAQAANRAKDQFLAVLSHELRSPLNPILGWSKLLLTRKQDEVTLIRGLETIERNVKLQAQLIDDLLDISRILQGKLSLNIGWVDLKTTIAAAIDTVRFAAAAKSIELETNLAPKVSKISGDATRLQQVVWNLLSNAIKFTPEGGQVRIKLEQIDSQVQIQVTDTGRGIAPEFLPYVFDYFRQGDSSTTRQVGGLGLGLAIVRHLVELHGGTVQATSLGIGQGATFTVRLPILRGSQTQYVNQYNLARSPVASLPLIGTKVLVVDDEIDNRDLIAIMLEQAGATVVTAASASEAMQIIARQEFDVLLCDVGMPKIDGYTLMRQLKVLFPHKQFAAIALTAYARASDRQEAIAAGFVQHLAKPIDPTILITAITNCVKPGK comes from the coding sequence GTGAAAGATTCTGTGTCACACTCTGCTAGCGAACTTGATTTCCAAACGCTGTTTGAGTCAGTACCAAGTTGTTATTTAGTACTAGCTCCCGATGCGCAGTTCACAATCGTTGCAGTGAGTAATGCTTACCTGCGCGTCACAAAGACACAACGCGAGCAAATTTTGGGACGCGGTTTGTTTGAAGTGTTTCCAGATAATCCCAACGATCCTACTGCAACTGGCGTACAAAATTTACGGCGGTCTTTAGCAACTGTAGTGCAAAATCGTCAAACGGATGTCATGGCATTTCAGAAGTATGATATTCCCCGCCCTGTATCTGAAGGTAATGGCTTTGAAGAGCGCTACTGGAGTCCTGTTAATTCTCCTGTCTTTGGCAAGAATCAAGAAGTTATTTATATCATCCATCGCGTTGAAGACGTGACGGAGTTTGTGCGACTCAAACAACAGCGTAACGAGCAGTATCAACAAAATCAAGCGCTGCGCGATCGCACCGAACAAATGGAAGCCGAAATTTATCAACGCGCCGCAGAATTAAAACAAGTCAATCACCAATTACGGCTGGCAAATGAAGCCTTAGCCGAGCTAGACCGCGCCAAAACCCTATTTTTCAGTAATATTTCCCATGAGTTGCGTACGCCACTCACATTGATGCTCAATCCGCTAGAAGATCTTCTAGCAGATGCTGAAACTACCTCGCAACAGCGCGAGCAACTTGAAGTCGTACACCGCAACAGTCTGCGTTTACTCAAACTCGTTAACAATTTGCTTGATTTTTCTCGCATCGAAGCTGGGAGAATGCAAGCTGCTTATCAGCCAATTGATTTAGCAAGTTTTACGGCAGAACTTGCGAGTGTTTTTCGCTCGGCAATCGAACGCGCAGGAGTGAATTTCATTGTGGATTGTCCGCCACTTTCTGAACCTGCATACATCGACCGCGAGATGTGGGAGAAGATTGTGTTTAATCTCCTCTCGAATGCCTTCAAGTTTACGTTTGAGGGGGAAATCGTTGTTAAGTTACAAGCAGTAGGCGAACAAGTTAAATTAACGGTGCAAGACACCGGAGTTGGTATTCCTGCTGAGGAGTTACCGCGAATTTTTCAGCGCTTTCATCGCGTGACAAATATGCGATCGCGTACTTATGAAGGTTCTGGTATTGGTTTATCATTAGTTGAGGAACTTGTCAAGCTGCATGGCGGAACAATTAACGTCACAAGCCAAGTCGGTATTGGAACTACATTTACTGTGTCGATTCCCTTAGGTTTTGCGCACCTACCACCAGAACAAATTAGAACCAAAAATCTGTCTTCAACAGCGATCGCGCGAAGTGCCTATGTAGAAGAAGTTTTGGGATGGCTACCGGAGGAAGCACAAAAGAGTGATTCTCAATTATCATCTCCCTCGTCTGCGTATATTCTGCTTGTGGATGATAACGCGGATATGCGGAACTATCTTCAGCGGTTGTTGAGCCAAGCGTATGAAGTTGTCGCGGTTAATGATGGCGTCGCAGCAATGGAAGCGATCGCGCAACGGCTTCCTGACTTGGTACTTTCCGATGTCATGATGCCGAGGATGGATGGTTTAGAGTTACTGCGTCAATTGCGCAGCCATCCTCGTACTGCCAAATTACCGATTATTCTACTTTCTGCGCGTACTGGAGAAGCAAAACTCGAAGGACTCGAAGCCAAAGCTGATGATTATTTGACGAAGCCCTTTTCTACGCATGAACTATTAGCACGGGTACGGGCGACACTCGAATTAGCTCAAGTGCGACAACAAGTCTCCACCGCCTTAGAGCAAAGTGAAAAACGCTACCGGACACTTGCCAATGCGATTCCCCAGTTAGTGTGGATGAGTACCGCTGAAGGGCTGGTAACTTATATCAATCAACGCTGGCAAGAATACACAGGTATCTCCTTAGCTCAAACTATGGAGCTAGACTGGTTAGAACTTGTTCATCCTGAAGACATACCGCGCTTAGTCGAAACGCGCAACCGAGGTATTCGCGCGCGCGAAGCTTATGAAATTGAATATCGGATCAAACGGTTCGATCAAACTTATCGCTGGCATATAACGCGAGTTGTCCCATTCAAAGATGACCAAGGTCAACTTTTATCTTGGTTTGGCACGGCAACCGATATTCACGATATCAAGCAAGTCGAAGCTGCACAACGGTTTTTAGCTGATATAAGTACAATCTTAGCCGCGTCTTTGAAGGAAGAAAATATCTTGACAAAGATTGCAGAATGCGCAGTCCCATTTTTAGGAGACTATTGTTTCTTTGATCTGGTTATAGAGGAGGAGATCCAACGAGTTGCTTGGCAGCACAAAGAGCCTGCAAAACGGCAGTGGTTTGAGTGCATTCAGAATTACGTACCGTCTTTAAATACATATCACCCAGTTGCCGCTGTTTTGTCGAGTGGTAAGTCTTATTTTGTCCCTGTTGTTTCTGACGAGTGGTTACAGGCGATCGCGACAAGTCCGCAACATCTTCAATTTCTCCGCGCTTGTGAGATTCGGTCTTGGATGACTGTGGGTATAGTTGTGCAGCAGCGGCGGTTAGGCACTCTCACGTTTTGTTTAGGCACTGATTCGAGTCGCGATTACACCGAAGCAGATTTGCACCTAGCAGAAGAATTAGCCCATCGCGTCGCCCTAGCCGTAGATCGCGCTCAACTTTTCGCGCAAGCACAAGCAGCAAATCGCGCTAAAGATCAGTTTTTAGCAGTACTGTCGCACGAATTGCGATCGCCTTTGAATCCCATCCTCGGTTGGTCAAAATTACTATTGACGCGCAAGCAGGATGAAGTGACACTGATTCGCGGACTCGAAACGATCGAGCGCAATGTGAAATTACAAGCACAACTCATCGACGATTTGCTCGATATTTCACGCATCCTCCAAGGAAAACTCAGTCTTAATATTGGTTGGGTTGATTTAAAAACGACGATCGCCGCTGCCATTGATACAGTAAGATTTGCGGCTGCTGCTAAATCGATCGAGCTTGAAACAAACTTAGCACCAAAAGTCAGCAAAATTTCTGGTGATGCAACTCGATTGCAACAAGTTGTATGGAATTTGCTTTCCAATGCTATCAAATTTACTCCTGAAGGCGGACAAGTCAGGATCAAATTGGAGCAAATCGATTCTCAAGTCCAAATTCAAGTCACAGATACAGGTAGAGGTATTGCACCAGAGTTTTTACCTTACGTCTTTGACTATTTCCGTCAAGGAGATAGTTCGACAACGCGCCAAGTTGGCGGTTTGGGTTTAGGCTTAGCAATTGTTCGTCACTTGGTCGAACTGCACGGTGGAACAGTGCAAGCAACAAGTCTCGGTATTGGACAAGGAGCGACTTTTACTGTACGGCTGCCAATTTTACGCGGTAGTCAAACTCAATATGTCAACCAGTATAATCTTGCTAGAAGTCCTGTTGCTTCTTTGCCGCTGATTGGTACTAAGGTATTAGTCGTCGATGATGAAATAGATAACCGCGACTTAATTGCCATCATGTTAGAGCAAGCTGGTGCAACTGTCGTTACTGCTGCATCAGCAAGCGAGGCGATGCAAATTATTGCTCGACAAGAATTTGACGTACTGCTATGCGATGTTGGTATGCCAAAGATTGATGGATACACGTTGATGCGTCAGCTGAAAGTATTATTTCCTCACAAGCAGTTCGCCGCAATTGCCCTAACTGCTTACGCGCGTGCGTCCGATCGACAGGAGGCGATCGCCGCAGGTTTTGTCCAGCACCTAGCAAAACCTATCGATCCAACAATATTAATTACTGCAATTACCAACTGCGTCAAGCCTGGCAAATGA
- a CDS encoding DUF305 domain-containing protein — protein sequence MLFKKRFALNIVAIAATGGLIASCAAVPPTPTPRSNTQASNTQSTQQMPHHGMNHAMTMDLGAADENYDLRFIDAMILHHQGAVEMAQEALEKSQRPEIKELATDIIAAQQQEIAQLQQWRQAWYLQASNTPVAYDSQTGETVPMTQQQMHSMMMHGDLGAADDEFDLRFINAMIPHHEGAVTMAQDALEKSQRSEIRNLAQEIINSQAAEIKQMQQWRQAWYNI from the coding sequence ATGCTTTTCAAAAAGCGTTTTGCATTAAATATTGTAGCGATCGCCGCAACGGGAGGGTTAATCGCATCCTGTGCAGCTGTGCCACCAACTCCAACACCAAGATCGAACACGCAAGCATCCAATACTCAAAGCACGCAACAAATGCCGCATCATGGAATGAATCATGCAATGACAATGGATTTAGGTGCTGCGGATGAGAACTACGACTTGCGGTTTATTGATGCGATGATTCTACACCATCAAGGCGCAGTAGAAATGGCACAGGAAGCTTTGGAAAAATCGCAACGTCCAGAAATAAAAGAGCTAGCAACAGACATTATTGCAGCACAACAACAGGAAATTGCACAATTGCAGCAATGGCGACAAGCTTGGTATCTACAAGCCAGTAACACCCCAGTCGCCTACGATTCTCAAACAGGTGAAACTGTCCCAATGACACAACAGCAAATGCACAGCATGATGATGCATGGCGATTTAGGAGCTGCCGATGACGAATTTGACCTACGATTTATTAATGCAATGATTCCCCATCACGAAGGTGCAGTGACTATGGCACAAGATGCCTTAGAGAAATCACAGCGCTCTGAAATTAGAAATTTAGCTCAAGAAATTATTAATTCACAAGCGGCAGAAATTAAGCAAATGCAACAGTGGCGACAAGCTTGGTATAACATATAG
- the ruvA gene encoding Holliday junction branch migration protein RuvA, translating into MISYLKGIVASVDKSNSNRVILTLEVNQVGYDLQIPARFAQELPAIGETVQVFAHLQIREEQPLLYGFSSAAQRDLFRQLISVTGIGAQLAIALLDTLDLPDLVQAIVSGNTQLLIQAPGVGGRTAERISLELKKKLADWRATAGVVAATSSGPPPAILEDVQMTLLALGYTASEVSQAITAVSDNAILQQNANAEEWIRQAIAHLSS; encoded by the coding sequence ATGATTAGCTATCTCAAAGGTATCGTTGCTAGTGTTGATAAAAGTAATAGCAATCGCGTTATTCTAACTTTGGAGGTAAATCAGGTAGGGTACGATTTACAAATTCCCGCGCGTTTTGCGCAAGAATTACCAGCAATTGGGGAAACAGTACAAGTGTTTGCACATCTGCAAATCCGCGAAGAACAGCCGTTGCTTTATGGTTTTAGTTCAGCCGCGCAGCGTGACTTATTTCGCCAGTTGATTAGCGTAACTGGAATTGGCGCACAACTAGCGATCGCATTATTAGATACGCTCGATTTACCCGACTTAGTGCAAGCTATTGTCAGTGGAAACACGCAATTACTGATTCAAGCACCAGGCGTTGGCGGTAGAACCGCAGAACGCATCTCCTTAGAGTTGAAAAAGAAACTTGCAGATTGGCGAGCCACAGCTGGGGTTGTCGCTGCTACTTCTAGTGGTCCACCACCAGCAATTCTCGAAGACGTGCAAATGACACTACTCGCACTCGGATACACAGCAAGCGAAGTTTCGCAAGCAATTACTGCGGTCAGTGATAATGCGATTTTACAGCAAAATGCGAATGCGGAAGAGTGGATTCGTCAGGCGATCGCGCATTTAAGCTCGTAG
- a CDS encoding RNA-guided endonuclease TnpB family protein → MRKAYQYQLLPTTEQKTTMERWLDMLRLQYNWLLAERFRWWEENRCDINACPLICHLPELRDNPDYYSQKRSVVPLKSNRPWYKEIYSQVLQDCVTRVKLAFDRFVKGDSKGNRSGRPRFKGKNRYRSLTYPQIDISDIKNNRIHLSKIGWIKLVLHRPIPDGFKAKTAIVTKKSDGWYVTITLVAESVPTSSVEIIPTDDNSIALDLGLEKFAALDTGEFVDIPQHFRHSEEKLAKLQRKVTARKKGSRARKLLNRRVGRLHQRIARARKQFHFETAKQILQKAPVVFVEDLAVKNMSKRCKPKQDEQSNYVANGQSRKSGLNKSIADAGWAQFIEILSFKAESAGGKVVKVNPKNTSQVCSNCLNIVPKTLKERWHDCNRCNLSIDRDTNSAILIKKVGLGVSLTIKRSRVKPREAHAVA, encoded by the coding sequence ATGAGAAAAGCTTACCAATACCAGTTACTACCAACAACCGAACAAAAAACCACGATGGAGCGCTGGCTCGATATGTTGCGCTTACAGTACAACTGGTTATTGGCTGAGCGTTTCCGGTGGTGGGAAGAGAATCGGTGCGACATTAATGCTTGTCCGCTAATTTGTCATCTTCCTGAACTTCGAGATAACCCCGATTACTATTCTCAAAAACGCAGCGTTGTTCCGCTAAAATCTAATAGACCCTGGTACAAAGAGATTTATTCGCAAGTGTTGCAGGACTGCGTAACCAGGGTAAAACTAGCTTTTGACCGATTTGTTAAAGGAGACAGCAAGGGTAATAGAAGCGGACGACCAAGATTTAAAGGAAAGAATCGTTACCGCTCGCTTACTTATCCTCAAATTGATATTTCCGACATTAAGAATAATCGAATTCATCTGTCTAAAATCGGTTGGATAAAACTAGTTCTTCATCGCCCTATCCCCGATGGATTCAAAGCAAAAACAGCTATTGTTACTAAGAAAAGCGACGGTTGGTATGTAACTATTACCCTGGTTGCTGAGAGCGTACCAACTAGTAGTGTTGAGATTATTCCAACTGATGACAACAGCATTGCCCTAGATCTCGGACTAGAGAAATTTGCTGCCCTTGACACTGGAGAGTTTGTCGATATCCCTCAACACTTTCGACACAGTGAAGAAAAACTAGCCAAGTTACAACGAAAAGTTACTGCCAGGAAGAAGGGCAGCAGAGCCAGAAAACTTTTAAACCGCAGAGTTGGTAGACTCCATCAGCGAATCGCAAGGGCAAGAAAACAGTTTCATTTTGAGACTGCCAAGCAGATATTACAAAAAGCCCCTGTGGTTTTTGTCGAAGATTTGGCAGTTAAAAATATGTCCAAACGTTGTAAGCCGAAACAAGATGAACAAAGTAATTATGTAGCAAACGGACAAAGCAGAAAATCCGGACTAAACAAGAGTATAGCTGATGCTGGTTGGGCGCAATTTATTGAGATACTAAGCTTCAAGGCTGAAAGTGCTGGAGGCAAGGTTGTCAAAGTTAATCCCAAAAATACCAGTCAAGTTTGCTCAAATTGCCTCAACATTGTCCCGAAAACTTTGAAAGAACGTTGGCATGATTGCAACCGATGCAATCTGTCAATAGATCGGGATACAAACTCGGCAATTCTTATCAAGAAAGTGGGGCTGGGTGTCTCCCTCACTATAAAACGCTCTAGGGTAAAACCGAGAGAAGCCCACGCCGTCGCGTAG
- a CDS encoding sucrose-phosphate phosphatase, with protein MSPFLFVTDLDNTLVGDDQALATLNYKLSKHRQEYGTKLVYATGRSPELYRLLATEKSLLEPDALICSVGTEIYLNGSDTADAGWSAKIAQGGWNRDLIVATSAHFADLVAQPDSEQRPFKVSFFLTKEAAGEVIPQLESLLQNRGLDVKLIYSTGQDLDILPRHSDKGLAVQFLRQQWEVAPEKTVVCGDSGNDIALFSSGQERGVIVGNASAELLEWHYSNPSDRRYLAQAACAGGILEGLNYFGFLG; from the coding sequence GTGTCACCATTCTTATTTGTAACCGACTTAGACAACACGCTTGTAGGCGATGACCAAGCGCTAGCAACACTCAATTATAAACTGAGTAAGCATCGCCAGGAATACGGCACCAAGCTTGTCTATGCTACGGGGCGATCGCCGGAACTATACCGCTTATTGGCAACCGAGAAATCGCTGCTCGAACCTGACGCTTTGATTTGTTCGGTAGGAACCGAAATCTACCTCAACGGTAGCGATACTGCTGATGCTGGATGGAGTGCAAAAATTGCCCAAGGCGGTTGGAATCGCGATTTAATTGTGGCAACAAGCGCGCATTTTGCTGATTTAGTTGCGCAACCTGATTCGGAACAACGTCCGTTTAAAGTCAGCTTTTTTTTAACAAAAGAAGCAGCTGGAGAAGTTATTCCGCAGTTAGAGTCTTTATTGCAAAACCGAGGGTTGGATGTCAAGCTCATCTACAGCACAGGTCAAGATTTAGATATTTTGCCGCGCCACAGTGACAAAGGGCTAGCCGTACAATTTCTGCGTCAGCAATGGGAAGTTGCACCCGAAAAAACTGTTGTCTGTGGCGACTCTGGCAATGATATTGCGTTGTTCTCTAGCGGGCAAGAACGTGGGGTAATTGTGGGAAATGCGAGTGCAGAACTTTTAGAATGGCATTATAGTAACCCTAGCGATCGCCGTTATCTCGCGCAAGCTGCGTGTGCAGGTGGTATTTTAGAAGGCTTAAATTACTTTGGGTTTTTGGGATGA
- a CDS encoding response regulator transcription factor produces the protein MSEVQKHTPISILLVEDHALMRRGMRSQFALESDFVVVGEAADGMQAVELAMQLQPSVVLMDIDLPVMDGITATQQIKSHCLTSHVLALTAFDQDSQVIGMLAAGADGYCLKSMEWEQLITVIRLIQSGGTYLDAPVARKVFQVLKPTSESNPSVVQSELLSQREREVLKLIAQGCSNQEIAQQLYLSVGTVKSYVRMILNKLSVDDRVQAAAKAVRDQLI, from the coding sequence ATGTCTGAGGTGCAAAAACACACTCCCATTAGCATTCTACTTGTTGAAGATCATGCGCTGATGCGTCGGGGAATGCGATCGCAGTTTGCTTTAGAGTCAGATTTTGTTGTTGTAGGTGAAGCGGCTGATGGAATGCAAGCTGTGGAATTAGCAATGCAACTCCAACCTAGTGTGGTTTTGATGGATATTGACTTACCTGTCATGGATGGCATCACAGCAACGCAGCAAATTAAAAGTCATTGTCTGACATCTCACGTGTTAGCTTTGACTGCTTTCGATCAAGATTCTCAAGTTATTGGCATGCTCGCAGCTGGTGCTGATGGTTATTGTCTTAAGAGTATGGAGTGGGAGCAATTAATTACCGTGATTCGGTTAATTCAAAGTGGTGGAACGTATTTGGATGCTCCCGTTGCCCGTAAAGTATTTCAAGTACTCAAACCAACATCCGAATCAAATCCCTCAGTCGTACAATCTGAACTTTTGAGTCAGCGCGAACGCGAAGTTCTCAAACTCATTGCGCAAGGATGTTCTAATCAAGAAATTGCTCAGCAACTTTATTTATCAGTAGGAACCGTAAAATCCTACGTGCGGATGATTTTAAACAAACTGAGTGTTGACGATCGCGTCCAAGCAGCAGCCAAGGCAGTGCGAGACCAACTTATCTAG
- a CDS encoding CHASE3 domain-containing protein, whose translation MLVILVLARAGLGLWLDFRRQDASSWVRHTLQVQSQAELLLNAALDQETGIRGYLLTNAESSLEPYKSGQIDFNKALALLYNLVADNPAQLHRLNEIVVLYNRWQREYAQLVVLGAAPESNTTLAGKLLFDPLRSQVMAMLQHEEELLARRNQQLHRLDQTFHIFNILAPVLILVGFGCNLWLLHRRVEVPLSQLASVAKTWETGQMEPRLNFQTADEIGQLAQILDRMASEIDLRQTRSDERNRQLDDLIASLSHDLRTPLLAMRGTLRSMLNGAFGEVSDPWREVLEEYYQTNEDLLKLVEALLEVSRYEAGSKNLIYEPLDWNKIFTKAIHQERIASNSKVHFECKIAPQLPTVYGDELEIRRVIQNLLSNAVRVSKPDDLVWLEVTAAENSGVKVSVSDRGCGIALQEQEYLFHRFIQGRGRRGGAGLGLYLCRQIVEAHHGTIGVDSTLGKGSTFWFTLPTTANRA comes from the coding sequence GTGCTGGTAATACTAGTATTAGCGCGGGCAGGGTTAGGACTTTGGTTAGACTTTCGCCGTCAAGATGCCTCAAGTTGGGTGAGACATACTTTACAAGTTCAAAGTCAGGCAGAACTGTTGCTAAATGCTGCTTTAGATCAAGAAACCGGGATACGCGGTTACTTACTCACCAACGCAGAATCTTCGCTAGAACCCTACAAATCAGGACAAATTGACTTTAATAAAGCCCTTGCTCTACTTTACAACCTCGTAGCAGATAATCCAGCGCAACTGCATCGCCTGAATGAAATTGTTGTACTCTACAATCGCTGGCAACGAGAATACGCGCAGCTTGTTGTTCTTGGTGCAGCACCTGAATCAAATACTACACTTGCAGGCAAACTGTTATTCGATCCATTGCGATCGCAAGTGATGGCAATGCTGCAACACGAAGAGGAACTTCTTGCCCGACGCAACCAGCAACTGCATCGACTCGATCAAACCTTTCACATTTTCAACATCCTCGCGCCGGTACTAATATTAGTAGGTTTTGGCTGCAACCTTTGGCTGCTCCATCGTCGAGTCGAAGTTCCTTTATCCCAACTGGCATCTGTAGCAAAAACTTGGGAAACTGGGCAGATGGAACCTCGTTTGAATTTTCAAACCGCAGATGAAATTGGTCAATTAGCGCAAATTCTGGATCGGATGGCAAGCGAAATTGACTTGCGCCAAACGCGCAGTGACGAACGCAATCGTCAACTTGACGATCTCATTGCATCGCTTTCGCACGATCTACGCACTCCTTTACTTGCGATGCGCGGTACTTTACGCTCAATGTTGAATGGCGCATTTGGTGAGGTTAGCGATCCTTGGCGTGAGGTACTTGAAGAGTATTATCAAACAAACGAAGACCTCCTCAAGCTTGTCGAAGCACTGTTAGAAGTATCGCGTTACGAAGCAGGTAGTAAAAATTTAATCTACGAACCTCTTGATTGGAATAAGATCTTCACCAAAGCAATTCATCAAGAGCGCATTGCCTCCAACAGCAAAGTTCACTTTGAATGTAAAATTGCGCCGCAATTACCCACTGTGTATGGGGATGAGTTAGAGATTAGGCGAGTTATTCAGAATTTATTGAGTAATGCAGTGCGAGTTAGCAAACCAGATGATCTTGTCTGGTTAGAGGTTACGGCAGCAGAAAATAGCGGTGTAAAAGTCAGTGTCAGCGATCGCGGTTGTGGAATTGCCTTACAAGAGCAAGAATATCTTTTTCATCGCTTTATTCAAGGGCGCGGGCGTCGTGGTGGTGCTGGTTTGGGGCTTTATCTTTGTCGCCAAATTGTGGAAGCACACCACGGCACAATTGGAGTAGATAGTACCCTAGGAAAAGGCAGTACTTTTTGGTTTACCCTACCTACTACTGCTAACCGCGCGTAG
- a CDS encoding response regulator: MHVLRIVSNSVISGRVNDSKRLLKRNFSPVQVFMTQHNSVNGFDRVNIQRKLIATDFSVPARSLAQVRILVVDDNPDDRELLAVMIEQEGGEVIAAASTSEALDYCQRVSIDVLVSDICMPGEDGCALIRKVRALPLPLQSQVPAIALSSSLSEKYREQALASGFQRYLLKPIDIEEFIATIAQLVD, translated from the coding sequence TTGCACGTATTACGTATCGTCTCAAATTCAGTCATTTCAGGGCGCGTGAATGACAGCAAGCGGTTGCTCAAACGTAACTTCTCGCCTGTACAAGTCTTCATGACGCAACACAACTCAGTGAATGGGTTTGATCGCGTCAACATTCAGAGAAAACTGATTGCAACAGATTTTTCTGTGCCGGCGCGATCGCTTGCTCAGGTGCGCATCTTAGTTGTCGATGATAATCCAGACGATCGCGAACTATTGGCAGTAATGATTGAGCAAGAAGGAGGAGAAGTCATCGCAGCAGCATCCACAAGCGAAGCCCTCGATTACTGTCAAAGGGTTAGTATTGATGTTTTAGTCAGTGATATTTGCATGCCAGGTGAAGATGGCTGTGCTTTAATAAGGAAAGTCAGAGCGCTGCCTTTACCATTACAAAGCCAAGTCCCAGCGATCGCCCTATCTAGTTCGCTTTCAGAAAAATACCGCGAACAAGCCCTGGCATCTGGATTTCAGCGATATTTACTTAAACCAATTGATATTGAAGAATTCATAGCGACGATTGCACAATTAGTAGATTAA